From the genome of Cherax quadricarinatus isolate ZL_2023a chromosome 30, ASM3850222v1, whole genome shotgun sequence:
ATTTATTCGGAGAGGATTAAAGTATATTTCAGACCATGCACAAGTAAATGAGACAGATCCTGGCATGAACCCAGTCGACTGTCTCGAGTTTAATAACGAAAAAACGTGCATTAGAGGTATTAAAATACTAATGAAAGCAAAAATATTCCATTTTATTACAGCGTAAATAATTTTTTCCGTCTTCATATGTGCTTCAAAATTTTTACGGAAGAGAATTAACATTCATGGTCACTTTGGGATAATTTTTCATCAGCTGATGTTGGACAGTAATTGTATTTTCCAACCCCAGCTTTTCTCAGTTGTGTAATTGTTGGAAGCAATACGACAATAGTTAGATCAACGGACACACGCAACTTAGTGAGACATGACAGTAAAGTTCCGCCCACCAGAGTCTTGAGGGCAGGTCTAGTTGCTTCTGTCAGCAGTTCTTCCACCGACATCGACGAGTATACCTTGAGGGGGTTTGTTTCAGGAATTCCTCGTTATTATTTATCATTCCCTCACACTTCATGAATCTTGATACCCATCATCCACGACAAGGTTACAAAACACACaatctttacctggagtttacctggagagagttccgggggtcaacacctccgcggcctggtctgtgaccaggcctcatggtggatcagaacctgatcaaccaggctgttactgctggctgcacgcaaaccaacgtacgagccacagcccggctgatcaggaaccgactttaggtgcttgtccagtgccagcttgaagactgccaggggtctgttggtaatcccccttatgtatgctgggaggcagttgaacagtctcgggcccctgacacttattgtatggtctcttaacgtgctagtgacacccctgcttttcattggggggatgttgcatcgtctgccaagtcttttgctttcgtagcgagtgattttcgtgtgcaagttcggtactagtccctctaggattttccaggtgtatataatcatgtatctctcccgcctgcgttccagggaatacaggttcaggaacctcaaacgctcccagtaattgaggtgttttatctccgttatgcgcgccgtgaaggttctctgtacattttcaaggtcagcaatttcacctgccttgaaaggtgctgttagtgagcagcaatattccagcctagatagaacaagtgacctgaagagtgtcatcatgggcttggcatccctcgttttgaaggttctcattatccatcctgtcatttttctagcagatgcgattgatagtgttatggtccttgaaggtgagatcctccggcatgatcactcccaggtctttgacgttggtgtttcgctctattttgtggccagaatttgttttgtaatctgatgaagatttaattttctcgtgtttaccatatctgagtaattgaaatttctcatcgttgaacttcatattgttttctgcagcccactgaaagatttggttgatgtccgcctggagccttgcagtgtctgcagtggaagactgtcatgcagattcgggtgtcatctgcaaaggaagacacggtgctgtggctgacatccttgtctatgtcagatatgaggatgaggaacaagatgggagcgagtactgtgccttgtggaacagagcttttcaccgtgcctgcctcggactttactctgttgacgactactctctgtgttctgttagtgaggaaattatagatccatcgaccgacttttcctgttattcctttagcacgcattttgtgcgctattacgccatggtcacacttgtcgaaggcttttgcaaagtctgtatatattacatctgcattctttttgtcttctagtgcatctaggaccttgtcgtagtgatccaatagttgagacaggagcgacctgttcaaaacccatgttgccctgggttgtgtaactgatgggtttctagatgggtggtgatcttgcttcttaggactctttcaaagatttttatgatatgggatgttagtgttatcggtctgtagttctttgctgttgctttactgccccctttgtggagtggggctatgtctgttggttttagtaactgtgggacgacccccgtgtccatgctccctctccataggatggtaaaggctcagttcttgatgaacacggagttccatgagtctggccctggggcagagtgcatgggcatgtcatttatcgcctgttcgaagtcatttggcgtcaggataacatcagataggcttgtgttaaccaaattctgtggctctctcataaaaaattcattttgatcttcgactctgtctggttagtggcttgctaaaaactgagtcatattgggacttgagtagctcactcatttccttgctgtcatctgtgtaggacccatcttgtttaagtaagggcccaatactggacgttgttctcgactttgatttggcataggagaagaaatactttgggtttctttcgatttcatttatggcttttagttcttcccgcgattcctgactcctataagattcctttagcttaagttccaTGTTTgcaatttctctgaccagtgtctccctacgcatttcagatagattgacctcttttagctgctctgttattcttttccgtcgcctgtaaaaggagcgcctgtctctttctattttacatctactcctcctttttcttagaggaataagtcttatgcatgcatcgagtgccaccaagttaatctgttctaggcataagttggggtctgtgttgcttagcatatcttcccagcttatatcggttaggacttggtttacttggtcccactttatgtttttgttattgaagttgaatttggtgaatgctccctcgtgactaatctcattttgtcggtctggggctccgcgcatacatgtctgaacctcaattatgttgtgatctgagtatattgtttttgatatggtgacatttcttatcagatcatcattgttagtgaatatgaggtctagtgtattctccattctagtaggctctattatttgctggtttaaattgaattttgtgcagagatttagaagctcgtgtgagtgtgagttttcatcagagctgcctccttgtgttattactgcaacaatatttgctatattcctccattttaggtgccttaagttgaaatcccccaggagcaagatgttgggtgcaggagctggaagattttccagacagtggtcaatttttaacagctgttcctggaattgctgggatgttgcctccggaggcttgtagactaccacaatgactaggttttggttctcgacctttactgctaaaacttccactacatcatttgaggcattaagcagttctgtgcaaataagtgactatGCAATGTACAGGCACAAGATTCGATATATTTCACAGTACATTAGTTACcttaaaataatgaaaaataaaaagtTAGGGATGTACGTTCTGATTTTATCGAAGTAACGTCCCAACTCTTCAGCACTAAGGTGGCCTTCTATTTAATTTAACCGAACTTGACCTCTGCTTACAGTATACCTAATATTATTTCTTTAATTCACGCATTCTGGCTTTATATACTGCATTTCTTGTACCCTTGAATTCCTCTCAGTACCTCAAGCCTAGACCTATGAAAATTCACTTTCGATCCCCTATCCATTCTGGACCAGTCATAGCTGTCCTAGATACATACGTCACGGTATTCACGTCCTCCCTGACTACGTGTCTTCTCCAATCCATAATAATTTTAACTGTTCATGTTTAAGCTCTGACATTATTAAAAAAAAGTAAGATTCTAACATTAAACCAAGAAGATGAAACATATTCCTCAGTGTCGAGTCTAGAAGATTCTCCCTCCATgtctacactccctcactggacGGGATAGCCTAATTCAGCACCAGGATGTTTCAGCACCAGGATGTTTCAGCACCAGGATGTTTCAGCACCAGGATGTTTCAGCACCAGGATGTTTCAGCACCAGGATGTTTCAGCACCAGGATGTTTCAGCGCCAAGATGTTTCAGCGCCAGGATGTTTCAGCGCCATGATGTTTCAGCGCCATGATGTTTCAGGGCCATGATGTTTCAGCGCCAGGATGTTTCAGCGCCAGGATGTTTCAGCGCCAGGATGTTTCAGCGCCAGGATGTTTCAGCGCCAGGATGTTTCAGCGCCAGGATGTTTCAGCGCCAGGATGTTTCAGCGCCAGGATGTTTCAGCACCAGGATGTTTCAGCACCAGGATGTTTCAGCGCCAGGATGTTTCAGCGCCAGGATGTTTCAGCGCCAGGATGTTTCAGCCCCAGGATGTTTCAGCATGTTTCAGTACCAGGATGTTTCAGCACCAGGATGTTTCAGCGCCAGGATGTTTCAGCGCCAGGATGTTTCAGCACCAGGATGTTTCAGCACCAGGATGTTTCAGCACCAGGATGTTTCAGCACCAGGATGTTTCAGCGCCAGGATGTTTCAGCGCCAGGATGTTTCAGCACCAGGATGTTTCAGCACCAGGATGTTTCAGCACCAGGATGTTTCAGCGCCAGGATGTTTCAGCACCAGGATGTTTCAGCGCCAGGATGTTTCAGCGCCAGGATGTTTCAGCACCAGGATGTTTCAGCACCAGGATGTTTCAGCACCAGGATGTTTCAGCACCAGGATGTTTCAGCACCAGGATGTTTCAGCACCAGGATGTTTCAGCACCAGGATGTTTCAGCGCCAGGATGTTTCAGCACCAGGATGTTTCAGCACCAGGATGCTTCAGCACCAGGATGTTTCAGCACCAGGATGTTTCAGCGCCAGGATGTTTCAGCAGGATGTTTCAGCACCAGGATGTTTCAGCGCCAGGATGTTTCAGCAGGATGTTTCAGCACCAGGATGTTTCAGCACCAGGATGTTTGAGCACCAGGCTGTTTCAGCGCCAGGATGTTTCAGCGCCAGGATGTTTCAGCAGGATGTTTCAGCGCCAGGATGTTTCAGCGCCAGGATGTTTCAGCAGGATGTTTCAGCACCAGGATGTTTCAGCACCAGGATGTTTCAGCACCAGGATGTTTCAACGCCACCATAGTTTTAAGACTCACAAAAATAAAATATGGAAAAGAAATATTTATTGTGAACAATGATGTGTTGAATTATTTAAGAGATTGGTTATTTAATTcagaattattaaaaaaaaaaaacgttgtgTAGATATATAGTTTGATGAAATTTCATGCAGGTGCTCTACTTCATTTCTGAACAGACCAGCGCTGGCGCTGAATAGTTTGATGCTGAAACAGCCTGGCGCTGAATAGTTTGATGCTGAAACAGCCTGGCGCTGAATAGTTTGATGCTGAAACAGCCTGGCGCTGAATAGTTTGATGCTGAAACAGCCTGGCGCTGAATCGTACACTACCTTCACTTGAGTTTATAAGTTTTTCCATCATGATTTAAGAGTTTTATGAGAACTGACACTGGTCCTaggagaaccccaatggaaataagactgtCCTCGATGACGcgctgcctttcttgggttatcttgggcgGCTAACCcggcggggttaaaaatccgaacaaaatcttaactTGTCCTACTTGCTGCCACAGCTACCCCTGTGATGATATTCATATCTTGTTTTCCTTGTACCTCAGTCTGAGTCTTGTGTATTAGAGGCGGCAAGTTGTACAAAATTGCTGCAAATATTGTAGAGCTCCTGGCGAGTATTGATGTGTTGTCATCGAAGTCCCTGCAGTATGTGATCACTATGCCCTTGGATCTCTAGTCACGTGTCACAACGAGGCAATCTTGATAAGTTGACATCTGTTATCACTTTTCTGAGCTTAATCTGTGTGATTTTGTTACATGTTGAATCATTGGTACCACGAGGTACGCTTCATCTTCGAAAGGCGGCAGGAGAGAAGACTGGAAAGAGAAAAGAAAGATAAGAGGGAGTGAAATATGGGCAAgcaaataactggaaaaggagggaagggaagagcggAGGAGGAATAATAATGAAATGGTAGGATGGGAGGTTGGAAATAGGAAAGGgcgagagagaagggaggaaggaaggaaagttaAGAGGGGAGCATTGTGAGGCTCGATAATTAAGAAGtcctgtagctcgattgctagcacaCTTGCCTCGCACATCGAGGTCCAggggtcgatccctggtacgggtggaaacgctAGGGCGTGTTTTcttaacacctgctgtccatgttcacctgtcggtaaaataagtacctgtgtattagtcgactggtgtgggccacatcctgggacaaaattggcctaatttgcccgaaatgctctgcataacataaggctttctatatagtagtatgtcactgatgtcatctatggtctgtataccttgtacatgtacttgcagaaataaaactataagattattattaattaagGGGCATTGGGAGGACGGATGAGAACCTACTTGTAATCTGGGTTCCTTACAGCAGGCTGGggatgtggagagggagtgcagaAAGTTTGTATTTAACTCTGGATTATTAGATTtcccaccgaagtggctagtttattgtgcatcccatatccatcctgtggacggtagcgcaagagcatgtggatacacaaaaggcctaggaactaggccccaaacgggttaacaggagtatatctggatttatatctacagttcacttatctgttacaagcaaatttaggaaatttgcttagtatatctggtatcttattttcattaataagatatcttgacatgccaCATAGGTTATTTATACTTACTCTCGACTGAGTGGCTGGTGTGGTTAGTTTGGTTATTATAACAGTTGATGGATTTTTTTCCACTCTAAATTTTCTGTGCGGTGACTTGAATGTCATTTTTATTGTCGTTTAAACTTTCAGCATTGGTGCATCATACTTAAAGGCTCGGATTCTTATTGGGCTGTGCAGGTATCAGTTTGCTAATATTATGAATGAAAATACGGCAGCTATTTACTTTGGAGCATTCGAAaatgcgggttcaatcccggccgggggtatggtttgtttgcaatcgtgtcattacgatttcttgagtcatgcctCTTCCataattggcttcaaactttcagcactAGATTAACCTCCTTAGAAAGCTTTGATTGTTGTTAGACTGTAGGTGCTAATTTGTCAATGTTGTTAAAAAATGTGCTCCACTTTCACTTTGACAACTTTAGCATCTCTTTTGATACATATCAAACCGAAAGAAAACTTTACTGCAGCCTTAGGCTGTGTACATATAAATTTTCTAGTTGTATAATAAAATTTGAGAAAAAATGGAGTATTGTTTTCCATATGATAACTGGAGAATCCCTTAATCTGATTATCTTCAAACTTTCAAAGTTTGTACATTTTCCTTAAAGGACATTCACAGTGTTATTGGGCTGAGTAAGTGCTATTTTGCCCATATATTGTTTTAACAGAGTTGAGATCCGTCTCCGTGTCATAATTCGAGGAAGCCTCTTAACTAAAACTTCGATTTTTAGTGGGCTTTTTAGGTGCCAATTTTATTGAAAAAAGTATTGTTTTCCCTTTAGAGGAATAAAGAATTGTGGTATCAAGCTGAAAAAAAATATGCCAGTTTAATCAGACAATTTATTATGCTATTCCTTTTAGCCGTTTACATATTTTCATTTTATATCAGAAAAATGTGCTTATTCAGACTTGTATTTTACAATGTATCTTACATAAAACATTCTGAATTTAATAACACAGTCTATTGGCTTCCATAATATTGCAGCaatcccttgtggtttagcgcttcttttttataataataataataattgtagcaTGACTAACCAAAACTCAGTGTAACACTTCTtgatgggtttagaacaggtcgctcctgtctgtctcaactattggaccactacgacaaggtcctaaatgcactaaagacaaaaagaatgcagatgtaatatatacagactttgcaaaagccttcgacaagtgtgaccatggcgtaatagcgcacaaaatgcgtgctaaaggaataacaggaaaagtcggtcgatggatctataatttcctcactaacagaacacagagagtagtcgtcaacagagtaaagtccgaggcaggcacggtgaaaagctctgttccacaaggcacagtactcgctcccatcttgttcctcatcctcatatctgacatagacaaggatgtcagccacagcaccgtgtcttcctttgcagatgacacccgaatctgcatgacagtgtcttccattgcagacactgcaaagctccaggcagacatcaaccaaatctttcagtgggctgcagaaaacaatatgaagttcaacgatgagaaatttcaattactcagatatggtaaacatgaggaaattaaatcttcatcagagtacaaaacaaattctggccacaaaatagagcgaaacaccaacgtcaaagacctgggagtgatcatgtcggaggatctcaccttcaaggaccataacactgtatcaatcgcatctgctagaaaaatgacaggatggataatgagaaccttcaaaactagggaggccaagcccatgatgacactcttcaggtcacttgttctatctaggctggaatattgctgcacactaacagcacctttcaaggcaggtgaaattgccgacctagaaaatgtacagagaactttcacggcgcgcataacggagataaaacacctcaattattgggagcgcttgaggttcctaaacctgtattccctggaacgcaggagggagagatacatgattatatacacctggaaaatcctagagggactagtaccgaacttgcacacgaaaatcacccactacgaaagcaaaagacttggcagacgatgcaccatccccccaatgaaaagcaggggtgtcactagcacgttaagagaccatacaataagtgtcaggggcccgagactgttcaactgcctcccagcacacataagggggattaccaacagacccctggcagtcttcaagctggcactggacaagcacctaaagtcagttccggatcagccgggctgtggctcgtatgttggtttgcgtgcagccagcagcaacagcctggttgatcaggctctgatccaccaggaggcctggtctcagaccgggccgcgggggcgttgacccccggaactctctccaggtaaactccaggatgccggtgagggggattttgatccaaggaattggacctatcTTCCCCtttgatcgaacctgattgcctcccattcatcCATGGGTGCTGTATtattcctatgggtttagctctccccctcATGAATTTAATGTGAGAAAAGCCAAACTAAGGACAAGCAAGCCTAGTTTTGTTTAACCCTATCTTTTGACCTTTACCTGATTGAGTTCTAGCTCCAGGATTACTACTGGGTGTTGATGTAAATCTGTTAAGCCTTTAAAGGGTATTACCCTGCAGCTCCTGGATCATGTAAAGGTGTTtaattgttggtgctagtggaatGTGTTGAGCTaaagttcctgggccttttgaaAGTGTTGATTTTCAGCTGGACCTCATGGGAGGCTTGCTATATCTAGATCTTTTGACGGAGTTCTGCTGCAGTTGCTGTGCCTCTTGAGGGTTTTGATGTAAAAGGGAAAGGCGAAGGTCATGGGTTATGGGACATTGGAGAGGTTtctataggattatacagcggacAACAAACATCCAGTTTTTTTAGACGGCTCTAACTGACCCCTGCAGAGCTTGTTTTACTCCAGTTCCATGGTTCAAGAACCCTCACCGGAGTCGAGGCTCTTCCCAAGAAAGTCTTTAATATTGCAGCACTGAAGTATAGGACCTGTTCGATAATTTAGTTTTTTTAGTACGTAATTACGTGATAGTTTTTCCTAGTCTTTTAATTTTTAAAAACAGATGTAACTTGTCTGTCTTCTCGATTTCGTTGATATTGATTTATGCATTTAATTTACTTATAGAGAGTGAAAGAGATTCCTGGACATGTTACTTAATTACTTGTATAGTTAAATTTTATCTACACgcacaacctgcacatagaatGAAACTTatagcgacgtttcggtccaaattGGACCATTAAGTAATTACACCGAAATGTGAAGGGAAGGGTGTCAGTTACACCCTTCGAAATATCGTCGTAAGTTTCATTCTTCTATTCGCGGGATATTTGTAAATTGTTCTAGACACTTAGTGCCTTTTTATTCTAAAATTTATCTGTGCATTCATGTGTGCATTAATTCCAGTATTACAATACTACAGATGTTGCCTTGTCAGCAGGCGTGGGGTACAGATTTCTTACTAACAGGTGGAAATGCAGGTATTGTCTTAACAGGTACTTGGGTTCAGACAACCACTATGGAGAGCGAGCTCACCAGAGGGCGTGGGAGGACGCCTCACACTCTTTGGATAACTACAAGCGTCGCATGATCGCAGCTTTCGAGCTTCTCCACAAGTTGACGGTCAGGTACTACTCGGTAGGTGGTCTCTAAGCTTTAGCTTTCTCACTGAACTTAATACGGATACATAGGATGGAAGTGGTGATATGTAGATCTGTGTAATCTATATCAGGTATTGTGCATGTGACAGGTAAGTGATCGCGACATGGCCCCTGAAGGTGACAACTTCGATGAGACCAACAGTTACCTCGAGGAGATGGTGACCCTGGCGGCTGAACTCCAGAAGCAAACTGGGATTAAGCCACTCTACTATAGTGCTGACCTCTTTACTCACCCTCGCTACATGAACGGCGCAGGTGCCAACCCCGACGCTCACGTGTTCGCCTATGCATGTGCACAAGTAAAGCGCAGTCTGGAGGCGGCCAAGCGCCTGGGCGCTGAGAACTTCGTGTTCTTCAACCCTCGCGACGGTTACCAGAGCGTTCTGCAGCGCCAATTCTTCCGGGACATGTCTCATATGGCACAGCTGTATCGCATGGCTGCGCAGTACAAGGACAAGATCAGCTACAAGGGTCAGCTGCTGATCCAGCCCAAGCCATCCGACCCTCGCCGTCACCAGTATGAGGCAGACGCCATGGCTACCATGCACATGCTCCGACACTTCGGTCTGGAGAAGCAGTATAAGTTGTACATCAAGCCTGCCTTCTCCCGCCTCACGGGGCGTCCCTACGAGCACGATGTCTACATAGCCGCTGCTTACAACATGCTCGGTTCTGTCGATGCCTCCGACAGCTTTCCAGAGTTGAAAGCTACCTCGGACATCTGTGCTCGTGACGTCTGCGACGCTACCTACGTCATGAAGTGCGTGCTGGAGCAGGTGAGTGTACTCGTACAATCTGTTCTCAGAATAGTCaaaataccgaggctggaacaactCTCAGCCACCCTACAATTTGGATAGCCAGCTATAGGCGACGTTTTGGTCAGTTCTGGGCTATTTTCAAGAGCTCATAATTTTGATGGTATACAGTTCCGAtaggttgatgaataagacgcacgtgcaacacctggatacCTTTATTGGCTAAATATGTCTGCGCATCAGGCGCAGGTGGTCAGTTCCTTCTGTCTCCATTGTTACATTTGCCTGTATTCGCCTGAGGAAGCGCTGCGTAGGTGAAATGTTTTGGCAAAGAAACctatgtgttgcacatgttttattCATCACATTGTCAAGAGATTTGACAGTGATCCAGGAGGTCTGAAATATAAGTTTCCTTTCCAAAATGGGGGTTAGTTATTAACCCATGTGCACCCTGCCCTTACATAACAAAGTAGTCATAGTTTGTAACTGGTTGAGGGAGAGGGTGATATGTTGGTTTTTCAGGGCGGTCTGCAACATGGCGGGTTCACTCTTGGAGGTCGGGTTCGTCGCGAGTCCGTGGAGCCCCGCGACCTGTTCCACGGTCACATCCTGGCCATGGACACCTTCGCCCGAGCACTCAAGAACGCTGCTCGCATGATTTCTGACGGCTGCTTTGCTCGTTCCCTTCAGCATGTGAGTGCTGTTTAGTATCTCTGCCTGTTCCCTTGCTCTTGAAAACCTTAGGTTCTACATGATTAAGATTCTCAGTAGGTCTGTGACAAATTAACTCATTATCCTACACAGTTTAGTTGATTTCTAAGCTTGGCTATATCAAAAGTAAGTTAACGAATTTGTTTTTATTGAATGATATTAACATCTATATACGTACTAATTTCTCGAATGTCTGCTTACTAGATTATAAAGCTTATATTTTATTTTACGACAGCTATTTCAAATCCATCCCTATTTAAGATATATTACCGACTCCCAGGATACGACTTGGAACAGCTAACTAAAACCTAAGTACTTGTTTACTGCTAAGCAACGAGGGACAATAAGAGGAATTTCTCTGATGCTTCGACTCGAACGAGGAATTGACCCAAACCCTTCATTTGTAAGATGAAGGCGTTACCACGAATCCATGAGCTACCTAATTTATTTGTCTAATCAAAATTACAAAGTTTGATCTTGGCACTGAATTTTCATACTTTTTAGCGACAGTTTTGGACAAATGTCTGGGTAAATTAAAGTGTTTGTTCCCTTTTTAAAGTAAACTCAGCACGATATATgcactgagatgtacacctctcggtgtgtatatgtCCTGTGTTAACTTGTGTGGTATACTATAAGCAAAATATTTAAAAGAAATATGCCAATATGAATATTATTTTTTAATACTTGGGGCAAATTAGACTGTTATATTAATCATTTTGCGTTATCTTAAATTATTTGAAAAATAAATAATGGAATATATATTTGGATCGTTAAAATTTTGTACGCGCAACACGAGGattatacaacctctcctcacttgacGACAGAGTTCCaatcctaagaccacgtcggtaagcgaattcgtcgctaagtgaggaacatactataatggtagtgggtttgtgtcaactatctttgatatcgttttaatgtcacctttgcaccacttataacatttctggtatatttttaaatgttatgcagtagtgtactgtatattgtaataaatagaAGAGAAAAAATCAGCTTGTGTACATTATTTAgacatgcatactggtcagagagcccatcgtaagttcgaggagtcggtaaacgagtacgccgctaagtgaggagaggctgtagtttgTCTGATAGCAATCTTTTATATAAATTTATCTATTGtactataaatatattttttaagtgTCCTAAAACAAAACAGTAACATTATAATTCATTGTTTTTCACATCTTTCAACACTCATACCTTGGCATTTAACGGTGAGGAATAAGACTGATTTAATTTCGTCCCCCCACAGCGTTATTCTTCTTACAAATCTGGATTCGGAGAGCGCGTGGAGAGGAACACAGCCACGTTGGAGGACTGCGAAGACTTCGTGCGTAAGAATGGAGAACCCGAGCTCCATTCTGCTCGCTACGAACACTTCGAAAGTATGTTCAACTACTACGTCTACCCCCCGCGCCAGTAGATGCTAAAATCTACTCTAACATCCATTTTCGACGCTAAAATTTCACTCCTGCCTTGTTTGCATTTTCATTAGCTAATCAAATACCTTGCTAGACTCCTATATACTGTACTTAAATGGGCCTGATGacgt
Proteins encoded in this window:
- the LOC128692582 gene encoding uncharacterized protein isoform X3, whose translation is MNKYFPGIGRVEYRPDAGPEDTLVFRHYNATETVHGRSMEEWLRFSVCYFNTFRYLGSDNHYGERAHQRAWEDASHSLDNYKRRMIAAFELLHKLTVRYYSVSDRDMAPEGDNFDETNSYLEEMVTLAAELQKQTGIKPLYYSADLFTHPRYMNGAGANPDAHVFAYACAQVKRSLEAAKRLGAENFVFFNPRDGYQSVLQRQFFRDMSHMAQLYRMAAQYKDKISYKGQLLIQPKPSDPRRHQYEADAMATMHMLRHFGLEKQYKLYIKPAFSRLTGRPYEHDVYIAAAYNMLGSVDASDSFPELKATSDICARDVCDATYVMKCVLEQGGLQHGGFTLGGRVRRESVEPRDLFHGHILAMDTFARALKNAARMISDGCFARSLQHRYSSYKSGFGERVERNTATLEDCEDFVRKNGEPELHSARYEHFESVE
- the LOC128692582 gene encoding xylose isomerase isoform X1, which translates into the protein MNKYFPGIGRVEYRPDAGPEDTLVFRHYNATETVHGRSMEEWLRFSVCYFNTFRYLGSDNHYGERAHQRAWEDASHSLDNYKRRMIAAFELLHKLTVRYYSVSDRDMAPEGDNFDETNSYLEEMVTLAAELQKQTGIKPLYYSADLFTHPRYMNGAGANPDAHVFAYACAQVKRSLEAAKRLGAENFVFFNPRDGYQSVLQRQFFRDMSHMAQLYRMAAQYKDKISYKGQLLIQPKPSDPRRHQYEADAMATMHMLRHFGLEKQYKLYIKPAFSRLTGRPYEHDVYIAAAYNMLGSVDASDSFPELKATSDICARDVCDATYVMKCVLEQGGLQHGGFTLGGRVRRESVEPRDLFHGHILAMDTFARALKNAARMISDGCFARSLQHRYSSYKSGFGERVERNTATLEDCEDFVRKNGEPELHSARYEHFENGSHHNACINRILHWPARNLNGRTNGVLPCVWNNVLPVLSIIQDTRGLQVWFCSYQRYQQQEVTKCPLPQDLSCTLIISEAFLPQT
- the LOC128692582 gene encoding xylose isomerase isoform X2, translating into MNKYFPGIGRVEYRPDAGPEDTLVFRHYNATETVHGRSMEEWLRFSVCYFNTFRYLGSDNHYGERAHQRAWEDASHSLDNYKRRMIAAFELLHKLTVRYYSVSDRDMAPEGDNFDETNSYLEEMVTLAAELQKQTGIKPLYYSADLFTHPRYMNGAGANPDAHVFAYACAQVKRSLEAAKRLGAENFVFFNPRDGYQSVLQRQFFRDMSHMAQLYRMAAQYKDKISYKGQLLIQPKPSDPRRHQYEADAMATMHMLRHFGLEKQYKLYIKPAFSRLTGRPYEHDVYIAAAYNMLGSVDASDSFPELKATSDICARDVCDATYVMKCVLEQGGLQHGGFTLGGRVRRESVEPRDLFHGHILAMDTFARALKNAARMISDGCFARSLQHRYSSYKSGFGERVERNTATLEDCEDFVRKNGEPELHSARYEHFENGSHHNACINRILHWPARNLNGRTNGVLPCVPAEELGGTGQAPKVGT